GCCGGTAGCCCTGGAACGAACGCGCGTCGTAGGGCAGCAGCGCCTGGTCGGGGTCGAAGCCTTCGTGGCGAATGGCCTCGTCGCCGAGCGGCACGATGCGCGCGGTGCTGCCCGGGCCGCTGCGGCACACGGTGCCTACGCTGTGGTGCACCGCCAGCTCGAGCACGCGCAGTGCATGCAGCTCGGCACCCGAAAGAAAGAACTCGAGCCGGTCGAGCGGCATCTCGGCAAACCTGGCGCCGCCCACTGCTTCCAGCTTGATGGTGATCGCGCTCTTGGCCTGGCGCCCGACGGCCGGCATGGCGTGCGCGATTTCCGCCGGCACGGGGCCGATGCTCGCCTCGGTGATCTTGATGGGCCACAGCGTGACCGCGTGGCCGGTGCGAAATTCGCAGGCCGTCTGCTCGCCCTTGATCATCCGGCCGCGCAGGATGGTGTGGCGCGGCAGTTCGTAGCCCGCCTTCAGCGAGCCTTCGTTGAGGTTGCCGTCGATCTGCACCACGCCCATCGCGGGCAGCGGCGCCAGAAAGTTCGGGTACACCACTTCGAGCAGCCGCTGCGAGAAGCGCGGAAACTCCGCATCCATCTTGAGCTGGATGCGCGCCGTGAGAAAGCTGAAGCCTTCGAGCAGGCGCTCCACGTACGGGTCGCTGACCTCGATGCCGCGCATGCCCAGCCGCCCGGCAATCTTGGGATAGCGCTGCGCGAACTCGGCACCGAGCTCGTGCATGTAGGTGAGTTCGCGGTTGTAGTAGTCGAGCAGCTTGGCGTCCATTCAAAGCCCTCCCGTGGGCCGCAGGACCATGTGGCCGCTTTCGAGGTCGAGCTCGGAGCGCAGGATGAATTCGATCGGGTAGGGCACCGACCACAGCGTGCCGCGGATCTCGAGCGCGAGCAGGTTGTGGTGCTCGAGGTCGGTCGAATCGGTGACGCAGCGCACGTCGATGCTGTCTTTCATGATGCGCGGCTCGAAGTCGATGATGGCGGCGCGGATGGCGGCTTCGACGTCTGCGAAGTCGACCTCCGACATGCGCCCGCCGGCCCATCCGCGCACACCGTAGTTGACGACCGAGCGCCGCGCGCGCGGCATGGTGTTGATGTTGTGCTCCGCACCGAAGTTGGTGGTGTTGAGCAGCCACTGCAAATCGCGCAGCACCGAATCGCGCAGCAGCTTGCCGCTCATCAGGAACGCGCCCGCGCGCTCCT
The Variovorax paradoxus genome window above contains:
- the tssE gene encoding type VI secretion system baseplate subunit TssE, which gives rise to MDVDGDPQESVARDRLQPVLLDRLTDKQPQSRQERAGAFLMSGKLLRDSVLRDLQWLLNTTNFGAEHNINTMPRARRSVVNYGVRGWAGGRMSEVDFADVEAAIRAAIIDFEPRIMKDSIDVRCVTDSTDLEHHNLLALEIRGTLWSVPYPIEFILRSELDLESGHMVLRPTGGL